The Pseudomonas azotoformans genome has a segment encoding these proteins:
- a CDS encoding hydrogen peroxide-inducible genes activator — translation MTLTELRYIVTLAQEQHFGHAAERCHVSQPTLSVGVKKLEDELGVLIFERSKSAVRLTPVGEGIVAQAQKVLEQAQSIRELAQAGKNQLTAPLKVGAIYTVGPYLFPHLIPQLHRVAPQMPLYIEENFTHVLRDKLRNGELDAIIIALPFNEADVLTLPLYDEPFYVLMPASHPWTQKDTIDAGLLNDKSLLLLGEGHCFRDQVLEACPTLTKGNDGAKHTTVESSSLETIRHMVASGLGISILPLSAVDSHHYAPGVIEVRPLTPPVPFRTVAIAWRASFPRPKAIEILADSIRLCSVAKPTAAS, via the coding sequence ATGACTCTTACAGAATTACGCTACATCGTTACCCTCGCCCAAGAGCAGCACTTCGGCCATGCGGCCGAGCGTTGCCATGTCAGCCAGCCGACGCTGTCGGTGGGCGTGAAAAAGCTTGAAGACGAACTCGGTGTGCTGATTTTCGAGCGCAGCAAGAGCGCCGTGCGCCTGACGCCTGTGGGCGAAGGCATTGTTGCCCAGGCCCAGAAGGTGCTGGAGCAAGCGCAGAGCATTCGCGAACTGGCCCAGGCCGGCAAGAACCAGCTGACTGCACCGCTGAAAGTCGGCGCCATCTACACCGTCGGCCCTTACCTGTTCCCGCACCTGATCCCGCAACTGCACCGCGTCGCGCCGCAGATGCCGCTGTATATCGAAGAAAACTTCACCCACGTGCTGCGCGACAAACTGCGCAACGGCGAGCTGGACGCGATCATCATCGCCCTGCCGTTCAACGAGGCGGACGTGTTGACCCTGCCGCTCTACGACGAGCCGTTCTACGTCTTGATGCCCGCGTCCCACCCGTGGACGCAAAAAGACACCATCGACGCTGGCCTGCTCAACGACAAGAGCCTGCTGCTGCTGGGCGAAGGCCACTGCTTCCGCGACCAGGTCCTGGAAGCCTGCCCGACCCTGACCAAGGGCAACGACGGCGCCAAGCACACCACCGTGGAATCCAGCTCCCTGGAAACCATTCGCCACATGGTCGCGTCCGGCCTGGGTATTTCGATCCTGCCGCTGTCGGCAGTGGACAGCCATCACTACGCCCCTGGCGTGATCGAAGTGCGCCCACTGACACCGCCAGTACCATTCCGCACCGTGGCGATCGCCTGGCGCGCCAGCTTCCCACGGCCCAAAGCCATTGAGATTCTGGCCGATTCGATCCGCCTGTGCTCGGTGGCCAAGCCGACGGCTGCGAGCTAA
- the exbD gene encoding TonB system transport protein ExbD gives MGLHLNQGDDELVENHEINVTPFIDVMLVLLIIFMVAAPLATVDIKVDLPASSAKPAPRPEKPIFLSVKADQRLFLGEEEVKAETLGPVLDAKTQGKKDTTIFFQADKGVDYGDLMSVMDALRAAGYLKVGLVGLETAAKK, from the coding sequence ATGGGCCTGCATTTGAATCAAGGCGACGACGAACTCGTCGAGAACCACGAAATCAACGTCACGCCGTTTATCGACGTGATGCTGGTGCTGCTGATCATCTTCATGGTGGCGGCACCGTTGGCGACCGTGGACATCAAGGTTGACCTGCCCGCGTCCAGCGCAAAACCTGCGCCTCGGCCAGAGAAACCGATCTTCCTCAGCGTCAAGGCGGACCAACGCCTGTTCCTGGGCGAAGAAGAAGTCAAAGCTGAAACCCTGGGGCCGGTGCTCGACGCCAAGACCCAAGGCAAGAAAGACACGACGATCTTCTTCCAGGCTGACAAGGGCGTGGACTACGGCGACCTGATGAGCGTGATGGATGCCCTGCGGGCAGCCGGCTACCTCAAGGTCGGCCTGGTCGGACTTGAGACGGCAGCCAAGAAATGA
- the rpoZ gene encoding DNA-directed RNA polymerase subunit omega, which yields MARVTVEDCLEHVDNRFELVMLSTKRARQLATGGKEPLVQWENDKPTVVALREIAEGLMSYEFIANAEIVEDEPLFAAFEDESNEAV from the coding sequence ATGGCCCGCGTAACCGTTGAAGACTGCCTAGAACACGTGGATAACCGCTTTGAGCTGGTCATGCTCTCTACCAAGCGTGCCCGTCAACTGGCCACTGGCGGCAAAGAGCCCCTGGTCCAGTGGGAAAACGACAAGCCTACCGTTGTAGCCCTGCGTGAAATCGCTGAAGGCCTGATGAGCTACGAGTTCATCGCCAACGCCGAAATCGTTGAAGACGAACCGCTGTTTGCAGCGTTCGAGGACGAGTCCAACGAGGCCGTCTAA
- the exbB gene encoding tonB-system energizer ExbB has translation MTRNTTPASPTKLHSPSRAWRAIAALLFSVLLAPTAAFADATAPATPAAAEQNAAAPAAAPAAADPALAADPAADDTGVVLEEDNTLGMAHDLSPWGMYQNADVVVKAVMIGLAIASIITWTIWIAKGFELLGAKRRLRTEIVHLKKATTLKEASESATKKGTLANTLVHDALEEMRLSANTREKEGIKERVAFRLERLVAACGRNMSSGTGVLATIGSTAPFVGLFGTVWGIMNSFIGIAKTQTTNLAVVAPGIAEALLATALGLVAAIPAVVIYNVFARSIAGYKAQVSDASAEVLLLVSRDLDHLPTERSSQPHMVKVG, from the coding sequence ATGACACGTAATACAACCCCCGCTTCGCCAACCAAGCTTCACAGCCCGTCCCGCGCCTGGCGCGCGATTGCTGCGCTGCTGTTCAGCGTACTGCTGGCACCGACCGCCGCATTCGCTGATGCCACCGCACCCGCTACCCCGGCTGCCGCCGAGCAAAACGCCGCGGCACCGGCCGCAGCGCCCGCCGCCGCCGACCCGGCACTGGCAGCTGACCCAGCCGCCGATGACACCGGTGTGGTGCTGGAAGAAGACAACACCCTGGGCATGGCCCATGACCTGTCGCCGTGGGGCATGTACCAGAATGCTGACGTGGTGGTGAAAGCCGTGATGATCGGCCTGGCCATCGCGTCGATCATCACCTGGACCATCTGGATCGCCAAGGGCTTCGAGCTGCTGGGCGCCAAACGTCGTCTGCGTACTGAAATCGTCCACCTGAAAAAGGCCACCACCCTCAAGGAAGCCAGCGAAAGCGCGACCAAGAAGGGCACCCTGGCCAATACCCTGGTGCACGACGCGCTGGAAGAAATGCGCCTGTCCGCCAACACCCGCGAAAAAGAAGGCATCAAGGAACGTGTTGCCTTCCGTCTGGAGCGCCTGGTGGCGGCCTGCGGTCGTAACATGAGCAGCGGCACCGGCGTGCTGGCAACCATCGGTTCCACCGCGCCGTTCGTCGGCCTGTTCGGTACCGTGTGGGGCATCATGAACAGCTTCATCGGCATCGCCAAAACCCAGACCACCAACCTCGCCGTCGTTGCCCCCGGCATCGCCGAAGCCCTGCTGGCGACCGCCCTGGGCCTGGTTGCTGCGATTCCTGCGGTGGTGATCTACAACGTCTTCGCCCGTTCGATTGCCGGCTACAAGGCCCAGGTATCGGACGCGTCGGCAGAAGTCCTGCTGCTGGTCAGCCGCGACCTCGATCACCTGCCTACCGAGCGCAGCTCGCAACCGCACATGGTGAAAGTGGGGTAA
- the spoT gene encoding bifunctional GTP diphosphokinase/guanosine-3',5'-bis pyrophosphate 3'-pyrophosphohydrolase, with translation MPSIDALADRLSAYLGPDQVNLVRRAYFYAEQAHDGQRRRSGEAYVTHPLAVANILADMHMDHQSLMAAMLHDVIEDTGIAKEALSAQFGETVAELVDGVSKLTQMNFETKAEAQAENFQKMAMAMARDIRVILVKLADRLHNMRTLEVLSGEKRRRIAKETLEIYAPIANRLGMHAIRIEFEDLGFKAMHPMRSARIYQAVKRARGNRKEIVNKIEESLSHCLAIDEIEGEVSGRQKHIYGIYKKMRGKRRAFNEIMDVYAFRIIVDKVDTCYRVLGAVHNLYKPLPGRFKDYIAIPKANGYQSLHTTLFGMHGVPIEIQIRTREMEEMANNGIAAHWLYKSSGDEQPKGTHARARQWVKGVLEMQQRAGNSLEFIESVKIDLFPDEVYVFTPKGRIMELPKGSTAVDFAYAVHTDVGNSCIACRINRRLAPLSEPLQSGSTVEIVSAPGARPNPAWLNFVVTGKARTHIRHALKLQRRSESISLGERLLNKVLNGFDSALDKIPTERVQAMLHEYRQETIEDLLEDIGLGNRMAYVVARRLLGEGEQLPSPEGPLAIRGTEGLVLSYAKCCTPIPGDPIVGHLSAGKGMVVHLDNCRNITEIRHNPEKCIQLSWAKDVTGEFNVELRVELEHQRGLIALLASSVNAADGNIEKISMDERDGRISVVQLVVSVHDRVHLARVIKKLRALTGVIRITRMRA, from the coding sequence TTGCCGAGCATAGACGCCCTCGCCGATCGCTTATCGGCCTACCTCGGCCCAGACCAGGTCAACCTGGTCCGCCGAGCGTATTTCTACGCCGAACAAGCCCACGACGGCCAGCGCCGCCGCAGTGGCGAGGCGTATGTCACCCATCCTCTTGCGGTGGCAAATATTCTGGCCGACATGCACATGGACCATCAGAGCCTGATGGCCGCGATGCTGCATGACGTGATCGAAGACACCGGCATCGCCAAGGAAGCGCTCAGCGCGCAATTTGGCGAAACCGTGGCCGAACTGGTCGACGGGGTCAGCAAACTGACCCAGATGAACTTCGAGACCAAGGCCGAAGCCCAGGCGGAAAACTTCCAGAAGATGGCCATGGCCATGGCCCGCGATATCCGCGTGATCCTGGTCAAGCTGGCCGACCGGCTGCACAACATGCGCACGCTGGAAGTGCTGTCCGGTGAAAAACGCCGGCGCATCGCCAAGGAAACCCTGGAAATCTACGCGCCCATCGCCAACCGGCTGGGCATGCACGCCATTCGTATCGAATTCGAAGACCTCGGCTTCAAGGCCATGCACCCGATGCGTTCGGCGCGCATCTACCAGGCGGTCAAGCGCGCCAGGGGAAACCGCAAGGAAATCGTCAACAAGATCGAAGAGTCGCTGAGCCATTGCCTGGCGATCGACGAGATCGAAGGCGAGGTCAGCGGCCGGCAGAAGCACATCTACGGCATCTACAAGAAGATGCGCGGCAAGCGTCGGGCCTTCAACGAGATCATGGACGTGTATGCGTTCCGGATCATCGTCGACAAGGTCGACACCTGCTACCGCGTGCTGGGCGCTGTACATAATTTGTACAAACCACTGCCGGGGCGCTTCAAGGATTACATCGCGATTCCCAAGGCCAACGGCTATCAGTCGTTGCACACCACATTGTTTGGTATGCACGGGGTGCCGATCGAGATCCAGATCCGCACCCGCGAAATGGAAGAGATGGCCAACAACGGCATCGCCGCCCATTGGCTGTACAAATCCAGTGGCGACGAACAGCCAAAAGGCACCCATGCCCGCGCCCGCCAGTGGGTCAAGGGCGTGCTGGAAATGCAGCAACGTGCCGGCAACTCCCTCGAATTTATCGAAAGCGTGAAGATCGACCTGTTCCCGGACGAGGTCTATGTGTTCACGCCCAAAGGCCGGATCATGGAGCTGCCCAAAGGCTCCACGGCGGTCGACTTTGCCTACGCCGTGCACACCGACGTGGGCAACAGCTGCATCGCCTGTCGGATCAATCGTCGTCTCGCACCGCTGTCCGAGCCGCTGCAAAGTGGTTCCACGGTCGAGATCGTCAGCGCACCGGGCGCACGCCCGAATCCGGCATGGCTCAATTTTGTGGTCACCGGCAAGGCGCGCACACACATCCGCCACGCGCTGAAACTGCAACGCCGCTCCGAGTCCATCAGCCTGGGCGAACGCCTGCTGAACAAGGTGCTCAACGGTTTCGACAGCGCCCTGGACAAGATTCCTACAGAGCGCGTGCAAGCGATGCTCCACGAATATCGCCAGGAAACCATCGAAGACCTGCTGGAAGACATCGGCCTGGGCAACCGCATGGCCTACGTCGTCGCCCGCCGCCTGCTCGGCGAAGGCGAACAGTTGCCAAGCCCGGAAGGTCCGTTGGCGATTCGTGGCACCGAGGGCCTGGTGCTCAGTTACGCCAAGTGCTGCACGCCGATCCCGGGCGATCCGATTGTCGGCCACTTGTCGGCGGGCAAAGGCATGGTGGTGCACCTGGACAACTGCCGCAACATCACCGAAATCCGCCACAACCCGGAAAAATGCATCCAGCTCTCCTGGGCCAAGGATGTCACCGGAGAATTCAATGTCGAACTGCGGGTGGAGCTGGAACACCAGCGCGGCCTGATCGCCCTGCTCGCCAGCAGCGTCAATGCAGCCGACGGCAATATCGAGAAAATCAGCATGGACGAGCGCGATGGTCGCATCAGCGTGGTCCAGTTGGTGGTCAGCGTTCACGACCGCGTGCACCTGGCCCGCGTGATCAAGAAACTGCGCGCCTTGACCGGGGTCATCCGCATCACCCGTATGCGTGCCTAA
- a CDS encoding RidA family protein yields the protein MTKTVITSDKAPAAIGTYSQAIKAGNTVYMSGQIPLDPKTMELVEGFEAQTVQVFENLKSVAEAAGGSFKDIVKLNIFLTDLSHFAKVNEIMGKYFEQPYPARAAIGVAALPKGAQVEMDAILVIE from the coding sequence ATGACCAAGACCGTTATCACCAGCGACAAAGCCCCAGCCGCCATCGGCACTTACTCCCAGGCGATCAAGGCAGGCAACACCGTCTACATGTCCGGCCAGATTCCACTGGACCCAAAGACCATGGAACTGGTTGAAGGCTTCGAAGCACAGACCGTACAGGTCTTCGAAAACCTCAAGTCGGTGGCCGAGGCTGCCGGCGGCTCGTTCAAAGACATCGTCAAGCTGAACATCTTCCTCACTGACCTGAGCCACTTCGCCAAGGTCAACGAGATCATGGGCAAGTACTTCGAACAGCCGTACCCAGCCCGCGCCGCCATCGGCGTTGCTGCCCTGCCAAAGGGTGCGCAGGTTGAGATGGACGCGATTCTGGTCATCGAGTAA
- a CDS encoding SDR family oxidoreductase produces the protein MSAPSVVIAGCGDVGSRLASQLLASEWEVHGLRRDISRLPDGVIGIAGDLFNKDCPDTWPIGGVDYLVYCAAATDHDEAGYRAAYVEGLKHVLEWLGDYGQEPKHLLFVSSSSVYGQQNGEWVDETSETQAKGYSGQVMLEAEQVALNNGIPASIVRLTGIYGPGREWLLTQVRQGYRVAIDPPLYGNRIHAEDAAGLLAFLLRHVEKGGSLDKVYIGVDDAPAPLAEVVDWLREYLGVTEWADDASVRRAGSKQCSNARAKALGWTPTYPSYREGYAAILEGQR, from the coding sequence ATGTCTGCGCCTTCTGTTGTGATTGCCGGATGTGGCGATGTGGGGAGCCGGCTGGCCAGCCAGTTGCTCGCCTCGGAATGGGAGGTCCATGGCCTGCGCCGCGATATTTCGCGGCTGCCCGACGGGGTGATCGGCATCGCCGGCGACCTGTTCAACAAGGACTGCCCCGACACCTGGCCGATCGGCGGGGTGGATTACCTGGTGTACTGCGCCGCAGCGACAGACCACGACGAAGCCGGCTATCGCGCTGCTTATGTAGAAGGGCTGAAACATGTGCTGGAGTGGCTGGGCGATTACGGCCAGGAGCCGAAACACCTGCTGTTTGTGTCCAGCAGCAGCGTTTACGGGCAGCAGAATGGCGAGTGGGTCGACGAAACGTCGGAGACGCAGGCGAAGGGTTATTCTGGGCAGGTGATGCTGGAAGCCGAGCAAGTCGCACTCAACAACGGTATTCCGGCGAGCATTGTGCGTCTGACGGGTATCTATGGGCCGGGTCGCGAATGGCTGTTGACTCAGGTTCGCCAAGGCTACCGTGTGGCAATCGACCCACCTTTATATGGCAACCGCATTCACGCGGAAGACGCAGCGGGTTTGCTGGCGTTTTTGTTGCGGCATGTGGAAAAGGGCGGTTCGCTGGACAAGGTCTACATCGGCGTCGACGATGCGCCGGCGCCGTTGGCCGAGGTAGTGGATTGGTTGCGTGAGTACCTGGGCGTGACCGAATGGGCTGATGACGCGAGTGTGCGGCGTGCTGGCAGCAAGCAATGCAGCAATGCCCGAGCCAAGGCGTTAGGCTGGACGCCGACGTATCCGAGTTATCGGGAAGGCTATGCAGCGATCCTCGAAGGCCAGCGTTAA
- a CDS encoding TonB family protein — protein sequence MITTRHKLTRYGTSLAVVLGVHAVAIAIALHWSAPRTVQLPPAAMVIDLAPMPAPPPPAPPKVVTPPQPPAPVEELPLPKLAEAPKPTIQVPKPVKPKPKPQPPKPVEKKIEPPKEKPSEDPPSDAPPTQAPAEKSAQPVPGPSPQQIAAKASWEGTLLAHLQKYKKYPPGAQARGKEGLNRLKFVVDAEGNVLSYELVGRSGNADLDRATLDMIRRAQPLPKPPADMLKGGSIEIVAPFVYNIEKRRR from the coding sequence ATGATCACGACGCGCCACAAACTGACGCGTTATGGCACCAGCCTCGCCGTCGTACTGGGCGTGCATGCCGTCGCGATCGCTATCGCGCTTCATTGGTCCGCGCCGCGCACGGTGCAGTTGCCACCGGCTGCCATGGTCATCGACCTGGCACCGATGCCAGCCCCGCCGCCGCCAGCGCCGCCCAAGGTGGTAACGCCGCCGCAACCGCCTGCACCGGTGGAAGAGCTGCCCCTGCCGAAACTGGCCGAGGCGCCCAAGCCAACGATCCAGGTGCCCAAGCCGGTCAAGCCCAAGCCGAAACCGCAGCCGCCAAAACCGGTGGAGAAGAAGATCGAGCCGCCCAAGGAGAAACCCTCCGAGGACCCGCCGAGCGACGCTCCGCCGACCCAGGCACCGGCTGAAAAATCGGCCCAGCCTGTTCCAGGCCCGTCTCCGCAGCAGATCGCAGCGAAGGCTTCCTGGGAAGGCACCCTGCTGGCGCACTTGCAGAAGTACAAGAAGTACCCGCCAGGCGCCCAGGCCCGTGGCAAGGAAGGTTTGAACCGCCTGAAGTTCGTGGTGGATGCCGAAGGCAACGTGCTGTCCTACGAGTTGGTGGGCCGCTCCGGCAACGCCGACCTGGACCGCGCCACGCTGGACATGATCCGTCGTGCCCAGCCGCTGCCCAAGCCGCCGGCAGACATGCTCAAAGGCGGCAGCATCGAGATCGTTGCACCGTTCGTGTACAACATCGAGAAGCGTCGTCGCTGA
- the gmk gene encoding guanylate kinase translates to MTHSTGTLYIISAPSGAGKSSLVKALTDADEQIRISVSHTTRAMRPGEVNGEHYHFVERTEFVKMIEHGDFLERAEVFGNLYGTSQSHLQQTLDEGHDLILEIDWQGAEQVRKLMPQARSIFILPPSLEALHQRLTNRGQDSDEIIEGRMREAVSEMSHYVDYDYLIINDDFAHALDDLKAIFRTNQLQQKRQQQRFGKLLAELLG, encoded by the coding sequence ATGACCCACAGCACCGGCACCCTGTACATCATTTCCGCCCCTTCGGGCGCGGGCAAAAGCAGCCTGGTCAAGGCCCTGACCGACGCTGACGAGCAGATCCGCATTTCGGTCTCCCACACCACCCGCGCCATGCGTCCGGGTGAGGTGAACGGCGAGCACTATCACTTCGTCGAGCGCACCGAGTTCGTCAAGATGATCGAACACGGCGACTTCCTGGAGCGCGCCGAAGTGTTCGGCAACCTCTACGGCACCTCGCAAAGCCACTTGCAGCAGACCCTGGATGAAGGCCACGACCTGATCCTGGAAATCGACTGGCAGGGCGCCGAGCAAGTCCGCAAGCTGATGCCGCAGGCGCGTTCGATCTTCATCCTGCCGCCTTCGCTGGAAGCTTTGCACCAGCGCCTGACCAACCGTGGCCAGGACAGTGACGAGATCATCGAAGGCCGCATGCGTGAAGCCGTCAGCGAAATGAGCCACTACGTCGACTACGACTACCTGATCATCAACGACGATTTTGCCCACGCACTGGACGACTTGAAGGCGATTTTTCGCACCAATCAGCTCCAGCAAAAGCGCCAGCAACAGCGTTTCGGCAAATTACTGGCCGAACTGCTCGGTTGA